One window from the genome of Nisaea sediminum encodes:
- a CDS encoding ABC transporter permease subunit, with protein sequence MRNIGLIFRREFGAYFATPLAYIFIVIFLVMAGTLTFFVGGFLARDQADLRPFFGFHPWLYLFLVPALSMRLWAEDRRLGTIELFLTLPITMFEAVVGKFLAAWAFTGVALALTCPFWISVNYLGNPDNGVIFASYIGSYLMAGAYLAIGSLISAMTKNQVIAFVVTAAVCFLFTVAGSPILLNYFENWAPGGLVEAIANFGFLTHFDAIQRGVIDLRDVIFFGSAIVIALIANAFVIDWKKAE encoded by the coding sequence ATGCGTAACATCGGCCTGATCTTCCGGCGCGAGTTCGGCGCCTATTTCGCGACACCGCTCGCCTATATCTTCATCGTGATCTTCCTCGTCATGGCCGGCACGCTGACTTTCTTCGTCGGCGGTTTTCTCGCCCGCGATCAGGCGGATCTTCGGCCCTTCTTCGGCTTCCATCCCTGGCTCTATCTCTTCCTCGTGCCGGCGCTTTCGATGCGACTCTGGGCCGAAGACCGGCGGCTCGGGACGATCGAACTCTTCCTGACGCTGCCGATCACGATGTTCGAGGCGGTGGTGGGCAAGTTCCTCGCCGCCTGGGCCTTCACCGGGGTCGCGCTGGCGCTGACCTGCCCGTTCTGGATCAGCGTGAACTATCTCGGCAATCCGGATAACGGCGTGATCTTCGCCTCCTATATCGGCAGCTACCTTATGGCGGGCGCCTATCTCGCCATCGGTTCGCTGATCTCGGCGATGACCAAGAATCAGGTGATCGCCTTCGTCGTTACCGCAGCGGTCTGCTTCCTCTTCACCGTCGCGGGCTCGCCGATCCTGCTGAACTATTTCGAGAACTGGGCGCCGGGAGGACTGGTCGAGGCGATCGCCAATTTCGGTTTCCTGACCCATTTCGATGCGATCCAGCGCGGCGTGATCGACCTGCGCGACGTGATCTTCTTCGGCTCGGCGATCGTCATCGCGTTGATTGCCAATGCTTTCGTCATCGACTGGAAGAAGGCGGAATAG
- a CDS encoding Gldg family protein — translation MRALQTLFTQGRIAVTALALLLVLFLGLNVLSSSLLTSTRLDLTEEGLYSLSDATEDLIEKIEEPITLKFYYSQALGRNVPFYGIYAGRVRDLLGEYEARSGGKIKVEIYDPQPFTELEDRAVADGLQQIPLQEGGEQVFFGIAGTNLTDDREVIPFLQPERETFLEYDISRLIYALSTTRRTVVGIVTSLPMDGTVRMNAMGQQTPIPAYIIADQIGATYETRYLDADLEKVPEDVTVLMLAHPGELGPKAQFAIDQFILGGGKALIMVDPYSETEGGQAQFFGRSAPDSSDLPILFKHWGVEYDPTKIAADRLTARKVQPGQGQRPVDYVAWLELRGGNIDQGSPITTNVDTIAVASTGHIALADGAPVKMTPLVSTSLGSMELDAEQVKGMRTPQTLLRNYVPGPDAFVLAARLTAEKITTAFPDGPPELKPAEGEQAPSAEEIAAYKAQFPTVLTESTAPLDVIVVADSDILADRFWVQVQQFFGRRVPVPVSGNGDFVLNALDALSGSSSLLGLRGRGSTARPFEVLDRIQREAEKEYAAQEERLQKTLAETEKRFDELRRGMPEGAAAIVSDEERAEIERYRQEILRIRGELRAVQRSVRENVDRLESDLWFYNIALVPILVTVLALLLALWRVISRRRIQSQAG, via the coding sequence ATGCGCGCGCTCCAGACCCTCTTCACCCAGGGCCGCATCGCGGTCACGGCGCTTGCCCTGCTGCTGGTTCTGTTTCTCGGTCTCAACGTGCTGAGTTCCAGCCTGCTGACCTCGACCCGCCTCGACCTGACCGAGGAGGGCCTCTATTCCCTGTCCGACGCGACGGAGGATCTGATCGAGAAGATCGAGGAGCCGATCACGCTCAAGTTCTACTATTCGCAGGCACTTGGGCGGAACGTGCCGTTCTACGGCATCTATGCCGGCCGGGTGCGCGATCTCCTCGGCGAGTACGAGGCGCGCTCCGGAGGCAAGATCAAGGTCGAGATCTACGACCCGCAGCCCTTCACCGAGCTTGAGGACCGGGCGGTCGCCGACGGTCTGCAGCAGATCCCGCTGCAGGAAGGCGGCGAGCAGGTCTTTTTCGGCATCGCGGGGACCAATCTGACCGACGACCGGGAGGTGATCCCCTTCCTGCAGCCCGAGCGCGAGACCTTCCTCGAATACGACATTTCGCGGCTGATCTACGCGCTGTCCACCACCAGGCGGACCGTGGTCGGGATCGTCACCAGCCTGCCGATGGACGGCACGGTCCGGATGAACGCGATGGGGCAGCAGACCCCGATTCCGGCCTACATCATCGCCGACCAGATCGGTGCGACCTACGAGACCCGCTATCTCGACGCCGATCTCGAAAAGGTCCCGGAAGACGTCACGGTGCTGATGCTCGCGCATCCGGGCGAGCTCGGTCCGAAGGCGCAGTTCGCCATCGACCAGTTCATTCTCGGCGGCGGTAAGGCGCTGATCATGGTGGACCCCTATTCGGAGACGGAAGGCGGGCAGGCCCAGTTCTTCGGACGCAGCGCCCCAGACTCGAGCGATCTGCCGATCCTGTTCAAGCATTGGGGCGTCGAATACGACCCGACCAAGATCGCGGCCGATCGCCTGACGGCCCGCAAGGTGCAGCCGGGTCAGGGTCAGCGTCCCGTGGACTACGTCGCCTGGCTCGAACTGCGCGGCGGGAACATCGACCAGGGCTCGCCGATCACGACCAACGTCGACACCATCGCCGTTGCCAGCACGGGCCACATCGCGCTTGCGGACGGTGCTCCGGTGAAAATGACGCCGCTGGTTTCGACCTCGCTCGGTTCCATGGAACTGGATGCGGAGCAGGTGAAGGGAATGCGCACGCCGCAGACCCTGCTGCGGAACTATGTTCCCGGTCCGGACGCGTTCGTGCTCGCCGCCCGGCTGACGGCGGAGAAGATCACCACCGCCTTTCCGGACGGCCCCCCGGAGCTGAAGCCGGCGGAGGGCGAGCAGGCGCCGAGCGCGGAAGAGATCGCAGCCTACAAGGCGCAGTTCCCTACGGTCCTGACGGAATCAACCGCACCGCTCGACGTGATCGTGGTGGCGGACAGCGACATTCTGGCTGACCGTTTCTGGGTTCAGGTGCAGCAGTTCTTCGGCCGCCGGGTGCCGGTGCCGGTCTCCGGAAACGGGGATTTCGTGCTGAACGCGCTCGATGCCCTCTCCGGCAGTTCTTCGCTGCTCGGGCTCCGCGGGCGCGGCTCCACCGCCCGGCCGTTCGAGGTGCTGGACCGTATCCAGCGTGAGGCGGAGAAGGAATATGCGGCCCAGGAAGAGCGGCTGCAGAAGACTCTTGCCGAGACCGAGAAGCGATTCGACGAACTGCGCCGCGGGATGCCCGAGGGTGCGGCCGCCATCGTGTCCGACGAGGAGCGCGCCGAGATCGAAAGGTACCGTCAGGAGATCCTCCGGATCCGCGGCGAACTCCGGGCGGTGCAGCGCTCGGTGCGCGAGAACGTGGACCGGCTGGAGAGCGATCTCTGGTTCTATAACATCGCCCTTGTTCCGATCCTGGTCACGGTTCTGGCGCTGCTGCTCGCCCTCTGGAGGGTGATCAGCCGCCGCCGTATCCAGAGCCAGGCCGGTTAG